A section of the Pseudanabaena mucicola str. Chao 1806 genome encodes:
- a CDS encoding aldehyde oxygenase (deformylating), with translation MGQTLEAVAITDQINYQTEQYRDAYSRINAIVIEGEAEAYSNYLQLAELLPESKTDLIKLAKMEERHKKGFTACGKNLNVTPDMEFAEKFFAELHGNFQKAFAARDIVTCLLIQSLVIECFAIAAYNIYIPVADPFARKITEGVVKDEYLHLNFGEEWLQEHFEQSKANLEQANRQNLPIVWKMLNQVETDAKVLGMEKEALVEDFMIQYGESLGKIGFNTRDIMKMSAMGLLAA, from the coding sequence ATGGGGCAAACACTCGAAGCTGTAGCGATTACTGATCAAATTAATTATCAGACTGAACAATATCGCGATGCCTACAGCCGAATCAATGCGATCGTCATTGAGGGCGAAGCTGAAGCATACAGCAACTATCTCCAACTAGCGGAGCTACTGCCCGAATCTAAAACTGATCTGATTAAACTTGCCAAGATGGAGGAACGTCACAAGAAGGGTTTTACTGCCTGTGGTAAAAACCTCAACGTTACCCCAGATATGGAATTTGCTGAGAAGTTCTTTGCTGAATTGCATGGCAATTTCCAAAAAGCATTTGCAGCTAGGGATATTGTTACTTGCCTGTTGATCCAATCACTTGTTATTGAGTGTTTTGCGATCGCTGCCTATAACATCTATATTCCCGTCGCCGATCCTTTCGCTCGCAAAATTACTGAGGGCGTAGTCAAAGATGAATATCTGCATCTTAACTTTGGTGAGGAATGGTTGCAAGAGCATTTTGAACAATCCAAAGCAAATTTAGAGCAAGCTAATCGTCAAAATTTGCCGATCGTTTGGAAAATGCTCAACCAAGTTGAAACTGATGCCAAAGTCCTCGGCATGGAAAAAGAAGCTTTAGTTGAAGACTTCATGATCCAATATGGAGAAAGTCTTGGCAAAATTGGCTTCAACACTCGTGACATTATGAAGATGTCGGCAATGGGTTTGTTGGCTGCTTAG
- a CDS encoding long-chain acyl-[acyl-carrier-protein] reductase, with protein MFGLIGHLTSLEHAQSVARELGYPEYADQGLEFWCSAPPQIVDRIKVTSATGQQIEGLYVESCFLPEMLAGSKIKTAIRKILNAMAHAQKHDIDITALGGFSSIIFENFNLSQMSSVRNIQLEFNRFTTGNTHTAYIICRQIEEASRKFGVDLAKATVTVCGATGDIGSAVCRWLDARTNIKELLLVARNQERLQELQAQLGRSKVLSIEEALPQSDIIVWVASMAKGMAIDSTTLKRPCILIDGGYPKNMSSLVQEEGIYVIDGGIVEHSLDIDWKIMKIVSMTEPTRQLFACFAEAMLLEFEGWHTNFSWGRNLISIENMEKIGAVSIKHGFRPLIN; from the coding sequence ATGTTTGGTCTCATTGGGCATTTAACAAGTCTTGAACACGCTCAGTCTGTAGCAAGGGAATTAGGCTATCCCGAATATGCCGATCAAGGTTTGGAATTTTGGTGTAGCGCCCCACCCCAAATCGTCGATCGCATCAAAGTTACGAGTGCTACAGGTCAGCAGATCGAAGGGCTGTATGTAGAGTCATGCTTTTTGCCTGAAATGTTGGCAGGAAGCAAAATTAAAACCGCTATTCGCAAAATCCTTAATGCGATGGCGCATGCACAAAAGCATGATATCGATATCACGGCTTTAGGGGGATTTTCCTCGATTATTTTCGAGAATTTTAACTTAAGCCAGATGTCGAGCGTGCGAAATATTCAGCTCGAATTCAATCGCTTCACCACAGGCAATACCCATACGGCTTACATTATTTGCCGCCAAATCGAAGAAGCTAGTCGTAAATTTGGCGTTGACTTAGCCAAGGCTACGGTTACAGTTTGTGGAGCTACGGGGGATATTGGTAGTGCTGTATGTCGTTGGCTTGATGCGCGTACTAATATTAAAGAGCTTTTGCTAGTTGCCCGCAATCAAGAACGGTTGCAAGAACTTCAAGCTCAACTTGGTCGCAGTAAAGTTTTGAGTATCGAAGAAGCTTTGCCTCAGTCAGATATTATCGTGTGGGTAGCCAGTATGGCAAAGGGCATGGCAATCGACTCCACTACCCTCAAACGCCCCTGCATCCTCATCGATGGAGGCTATCCCAAAAATATGTCTAGCCTTGTTCAAGAAGAAGGAATTTATGTGATCGATGGGGGCATTGTCGAGCATAGCCTCGATATTGACTGGAAGATTATGAAAATCGTAAGTATGACTGAGCCTACTCGTCAGCTTTTTGCTTGTTTTGCTGAAGCGATGCTGTTAGAGTTTGAGGGATGGCACACCAATTTTTCATGGGGACGCAATTTAATATCCATTGAGAACATGGAAAAAATTGGTGCAGTTTCAATTAAGCACGGATTTAGACCACTAATTAATTAA
- a CDS encoding ABC1 kinase family protein encodes MSQHPLEQLNRYDAKANAEYYGSRPWLAISRILKIIYFAFSFGLAFGWDVLTGNTVSQPKLAEQLRRIITALGPTYIKVGQALSTRPDLVRVDFLEELTKLQDQLPPFSNDQAFAIIESELGKPVHTIYRTISEDPIAAASLGQVYKATLYSGEEVAVKVQRPELIPTLTLDLFILRWFASWLGPILPLNLGNSLEAIVDEFGLKLFEEIDYAHEATNAERFAGYFQNDPLVKVPYIYRQYSTHKVLTLEWINGIKLNEIEQIKAAGLDTDALVRIGVMSGLRQLLEFGFFHADPHPGNLFATYDGKMAYIDFGMMDQLDLQTKEQLVDSVVHLLNKDYDELGQDYVRLGFLQPDIEMKPIVNALESVLGDIMSEKVKDFNFKVVTDRFSKVMYDYPFCLPAKFALIIRSVITQEGVALSLNPEFRIVQVAYPYVARRLLTDESESLRSRLLEVLFKDDKFQWSRLENLLAIAKSDGQFDIIPTASMGLKFLASKDGEYIRRRILLALTEDNRLHTEELMRIWNMLRVDIEPAKLWDMALKTVTGVMPKAIAAALPFAAFQNIN; translated from the coding sequence GTGAGTCAGCATCCCCTAGAACAGCTAAATCGCTACGATGCTAAAGCCAATGCCGAATATTACGGTAGTCGCCCATGGCTAGCGATTAGTCGCATTTTAAAAATTATTTATTTTGCTTTCAGTTTTGGCTTAGCTTTTGGCTGGGATGTCTTGACGGGTAACACTGTAAGTCAACCCAAACTTGCCGAACAGTTACGACGTATTATCACGGCACTTGGTCCTACCTATATCAAAGTTGGACAGGCTTTATCGACACGCCCTGACTTGGTACGTGTGGATTTCTTAGAGGAGTTAACAAAACTTCAAGATCAATTGCCGCCATTTTCCAATGATCAAGCCTTCGCGATTATTGAATCTGAATTAGGCAAGCCCGTTCATACTATCTATCGCACTATTTCCGAAGATCCGATCGCAGCAGCAAGTTTAGGTCAAGTTTACAAGGCAACTCTCTATTCAGGAGAGGAGGTCGCCGTCAAGGTACAACGCCCTGAACTCATCCCTACATTAACCCTAGATCTATTTATTCTCCGTTGGTTTGCCAGTTGGCTCGGTCCAATTCTGCCACTCAACCTTGGTAATAGCTTAGAGGCGATCGTCGATGAATTTGGCTTAAAACTATTTGAAGAAATCGACTATGCCCACGAAGCCACTAATGCCGAAAGATTTGCAGGCTACTTCCAAAATGATCCCCTTGTCAAGGTTCCCTACATCTATCGTCAGTACAGCACTCATAAGGTTCTGACTTTAGAATGGATTAATGGCATTAAACTCAATGAAATTGAACAAATAAAGGCAGCAGGACTAGATACTGATGCCCTTGTAAGGATTGGGGTAATGTCTGGTTTGCGTCAACTTCTAGAGTTTGGCTTTTTCCATGCTGATCCTCACCCTGGCAATCTCTTTGCTACCTATGATGGCAAGATGGCATACATTGACTTTGGGATGATGGATCAATTGGATCTACAAACCAAAGAGCAATTAGTTGATTCAGTTGTGCATTTGCTCAATAAAGACTATGACGAACTAGGGCAGGACTATGTGCGGCTCGGCTTTCTGCAACCAGATATCGAAATGAAGCCAATCGTCAATGCGCTTGAATCAGTCCTTGGCGATATCATGTCCGAGAAAGTGAAGGATTTCAATTTTAAAGTTGTGACTGATCGCTTCTCGAAGGTCATGTACGACTATCCATTCTGCTTGCCTGCTAAATTTGCACTGATCATTCGCTCGGTAATTACCCAAGAAGGCGTTGCCCTTAGCCTCAATCCTGAATTTCGGATTGTGCAGGTAGCCTATCCCTATGTAGCGCGGCGATTGTTGACTGATGAGTCCGAAAGTCTGCGGTCAAGATTATTGGAAGTTCTCTTTAAGGATGATAAGTTCCAATGGTCTCGGCTAGAGAATTTATTAGCGATCGCTAAATCTGATGGTCAATTTGACATCATTCCCACAGCAAGTATGGGTCTGAAATTCCTTGCCTCCAAAGATGGTGAATATATTCGTCGTCGGATTTTGTTAGCTCTGACAGAAGACAATCGATTACATACTGAAGAGTTAATGCGAATCTGGAATATGCTCAGAGTTGATATCGAGCCCGCAAAACTATGGGATATGGCTCTAAAAACTGTAACTGGAGTAATGCCCAAAGCTATCGCGGCTGCACTCCCCTTCGCCGCCTTCCAAAATATTAACTAG